The DNA window GTGCTAGTAAATTTATAGATAAGGTGCTATACACtgaaaaagtcaaaataacatgtatatataatttgggatggagggagtgctAGAGATCTAACGCTAACACATAATAAATTAATGCTCAAATCCAGAAATTGGTGAGTGGCCGCGTACGTGACCAAATACACCGGTCCTATTAAATTCCTTATGATCCATCTTGCGAAACCAGGACAGGCCGGAAAGATCGCGCCATTTAAGGTGGGCCAGGATCAGCCATACGAAGGTGAGGAGTTCTCCACTACCTCtggccagcagcgccgcgtGCATCTCCGACCGTGATTTGGCCGCAGCATACATGATCACCCACACCCAAAAGTCAACGAGATCCTGCAATGCTTCCGTGCTGGATGACCAAGGATTGATCCGCTCCCAAAAGTCACCAGCGTAGCTACTGCACTTGTAATTAGCAGCTGCTCGCCACAAATCCAGCGTAGCTACTGCACTTGTATCGAGAGCCAGCAAGGAAGGGTGGGTAACCAGGAGGTACATCATGTAGCGGGACAGTTGCCGGCACACAGTGCTTTCCACGTC is part of the Setaria italica strain Yugu1 unplaced genomic scaffold, Setaria_italica_v2.0 scaffold_111, whole genome shotgun sequence genome and encodes:
- the LOC101756918 gene encoding uncharacterized protein LOC101756918; the protein is MECLQSKMYGRWYFAYATPRSVWNEYEKIMEYIQGFVGQPKNSELNDFGNMLVYMHIQTEAHLREDLFSDVESTVCRQLSRYMMYLLVTHPSLLALDTSAVATLDLWRAAANYKCSSYAGDFWERINPWSSSTEALQDLVDFWVWVIMYAAAKSRSEMHAALLARGSGELLTFVWLILAHLKWRDLSGLSWFRKMDHKEFNRTGVFGHG